The Dyella caseinilytica genome has a window encoding:
- a CDS encoding DUF2384 domain-containing protein, with protein MRNVDPFEDMGTQLQELQARREQIALKAFSVLEERLADFSSMLVIGLGDRTRAVLWMCMRHRSLEGRNAYQVIADGEKDRLWEILESLCSTQEA; from the coding sequence ATGCGTAACGTAGATCCATTTGAGGATATGGGTACACAGTTGCAGGAGCTTCAGGCCAGGCGCGAACAAATCGCGCTCAAGGCATTTTCTGTGCTGGAAGAGCGGTTGGCCGATTTCTCCAGCATGCTGGTTATCGGCCTTGGCGACAGAACGCGCGCTGTCTTGTGGATGTGCATGCGCCACCGGAGCCTGGAAGGCAGAAATGCCTATCAGGTCATCGCCGATGGGGAGAAAGATCGCCTCTGGGAGATTTTGGAAAGCTTGTGCAGTACACAGGAAGCCTGA
- a CDS encoding acetoacetate decarboxylase family protein: MKSNFFVPLTPRGLSNISPPPPWHYAGDFLVIDFWAKPEAVASLLPAELQADAKAEGHAQAYFIDWQFTGEHDEFLNPARYQYREFFVLVDALFNGKPVAYCPYIFVDNDAAMARGWAQGFPKRLGLVFQTRTFAASGPASPKLAPGGRFGASASADGQRIARGIVTLEKAVTDPAALGSRPTINMRHFPRLAAGQWERPAVHELVESIMDNFKVADAWMGKGELTLPECENEELSDLAPVRCGNGYRMSVSYDVTDLKTLVDHSVK; this comes from the coding sequence ATGAAAAGTAACTTTTTCGTCCCCTTGACGCCGCGTGGACTCTCCAACATCTCACCGCCGCCGCCATGGCACTACGCCGGTGATTTTCTGGTGATCGATTTCTGGGCCAAGCCGGAAGCCGTTGCGTCCCTTTTGCCCGCAGAGTTGCAGGCGGACGCCAAGGCGGAAGGACATGCCCAGGCGTATTTTATCGATTGGCAGTTCACCGGCGAGCATGACGAGTTTCTCAATCCAGCGCGATACCAGTACCGGGAGTTCTTCGTTCTCGTTGACGCTTTGTTCAACGGCAAGCCCGTCGCATACTGTCCTTATATCTTCGTCGACAATGACGCGGCTATGGCGCGTGGTTGGGCGCAGGGATTTCCCAAGCGGCTGGGCTTGGTTTTTCAGACGCGCACGTTTGCCGCCAGTGGTCCGGCTTCTCCGAAGCTGGCACCTGGAGGTCGATTTGGTGCGAGCGCCTCGGCGGACGGGCAGCGGATTGCACGAGGCATCGTCACGCTCGAAAAGGCCGTGACCGATCCTGCTGCCCTGGGTTCGCGTCCAACCATCAATATGCGCCATTTTCCGAGGCTGGCAGCAGGGCAATGGGAGCGTCCTGCCGTGCATGAACTGGTCGAGTCCATCATGGACAACTTTAAGGTGGCCGATGCATGGATGGGCAAGGGCGAACTGACGCTTCCTGAGTGCGAAAACGAAGAGCTGTCCGATCTTGCGCCCGTGCGCTGCGGCAATGGCTATCGCATGTCGGTCTCCTATGATGTGACTGATCTGAAGACGCTTGTGGATCATTCCGTTAAGTGA
- the poxB gene encoding ubiquinone-dependent pyruvate dehydrogenase, with the protein MAMSSAEYVAKVFEQAGVKHVYGVVGDSLNGLTDAFRRSSVEWLHMRHEEAAAFAAGAEAHLTGELAVCAGSCGPGNLHLINGLFDCHRSGVPVLAIASHIPSSEVGIDYFQATHPEILFRECSHYVELVSNPNQLPQVLGRAMRAAVARRGVAVVVIPGDVSLKDAVADVPHWIIPTKPIIHPSLKDLKRLTNLLKDATRVTIFCGAGCAGAHDEVVELARRLKAPIVHTLRGKEYMEYDNPYDVGMTGLVGFSSGYAAMKDCDTLLLLGTDFPYRQFFPAHAKIAQLDVRPEALGNRCPLDLGLIGDVRETLQMLLPSIPEKTDSSHLDAALAHYKEAREGLDDLAEPRHGSDLIHPQYVTKLVSELATDDAIFTCDVGTPILWTARYLKVNGKRRIVGSFNHGSMANAMLHAIGAQVACPDRQVISMSGDGGFAMMMGEFLSLTQLDLPVKIVLLNNGTLGFVEMEMKANGFIDSGCDLVNPNFAQMASAVGVKGIRVEKAKDLRAALTEAFSHDGPALVDVVSARQELAMPPKTTFDEAYKFGLFMIKAVLDGRGGQLVDLAKVNLLR; encoded by the coding sequence ATGGCCATGTCATCCGCCGAATACGTCGCTAAAGTCTTCGAGCAGGCAGGTGTCAAACATGTGTACGGTGTCGTCGGCGATTCGCTGAACGGCCTGACTGATGCTTTTCGCCGCAGCTCCGTTGAGTGGCTGCATATGCGCCATGAGGAAGCCGCGGCGTTTGCCGCCGGCGCCGAGGCTCATTTGACCGGAGAGCTTGCCGTCTGTGCCGGCAGCTGCGGACCCGGCAATCTGCACCTCATCAATGGTTTATTTGATTGCCACCGTAGTGGCGTACCGGTATTGGCCATCGCATCGCATATACCGAGCAGCGAAGTCGGTATCGATTACTTCCAGGCGACGCATCCGGAGATCCTCTTCAGGGAATGCAGTCACTATGTGGAACTGGTATCCAATCCAAACCAGCTTCCGCAGGTGCTCGGTCGCGCCATGCGCGCAGCTGTTGCCAGACGCGGCGTGGCTGTCGTCGTCATCCCTGGGGATGTTTCCCTGAAAGACGCCGTTGCAGACGTTCCGCACTGGATCATACCGACGAAGCCGATCATTCATCCATCCCTGAAGGATCTGAAGCGACTCACCAATCTGCTGAAAGATGCTACACGCGTCACCATCTTCTGCGGCGCTGGCTGCGCGGGTGCTCACGACGAGGTGGTGGAATTGGCGCGTCGCCTGAAAGCGCCCATCGTGCATACGCTGCGCGGCAAGGAATACATGGAATATGACAATCCCTACGATGTCGGCATGACGGGGCTCGTTGGCTTTTCGTCTGGCTACGCCGCGATGAAGGATTGCGACACTTTGCTGTTGCTCGGCACCGACTTTCCGTACCGTCAGTTCTTTCCAGCACATGCCAAGATCGCCCAGCTCGACGTACGCCCCGAGGCGCTTGGCAACCGCTGTCCGCTCGACCTCGGCCTGATCGGAGATGTCAGGGAAACACTGCAGATGCTGCTACCGTCCATTCCCGAAAAGACGGACTCCAGCCATCTTGATGCAGCACTCGCCCATTACAAAGAGGCGCGCGAAGGGCTCGATGATCTGGCTGAACCGAGGCATGGAAGCGATCTCATTCACCCACAATACGTAACGAAGCTGGTCAGCGAGCTGGCGACCGATGACGCCATCTTCACTTGCGACGTGGGCACCCCGATCTTGTGGACAGCACGTTACTTGAAGGTCAACGGCAAGCGCCGGATTGTCGGTTCGTTCAATCATGGCTCCATGGCGAACGCCATGCTGCATGCCATCGGTGCGCAAGTCGCCTGCCCCGATCGCCAGGTCATCTCCATGTCCGGCGATGGCGGCTTTGCGATGATGATGGGTGAGTTTCTATCGCTGACGCAGCTTGATCTCCCAGTGAAGATCGTCCTGCTGAATAACGGCACGCTGGGCTTTGTCGAGATGGAGATGAAAGCCAACGGCTTTATCGATTCCGGCTGCGACCTGGTGAACCCCAACTTCGCGCAAATGGCCAGCGCCGTGGGAGTCAAAGGCATTCGCGTGGAAAAGGCCAAAGACCTCCGGGCGGCTCTGACTGAAGCGTTTTCGCATGATGGCCCCGCTCTGGTCGATGTGGTTAGCGCAAGGCAAGAACTGGCCATGCCGCCCAAGACGACGTTCGACGAGGCCTACAAGTTCGGACTATTCATGATTAAAGCGGTCCTCGATGGACGCGGCGGTCAGCTGGTGGATCTGGCGAAGGTGAATTTGTTGCGCTGA
- the cyoA gene encoding ubiquinol oxidase subunit II: protein MSLPNWPRTTLRTGVAVACASLSACAEGVLDPKGPVGAQEKQLLLEALILMLMVITPIILLTLWFAWWFRASNARAKYRPRWEYSGYIEFSIWMIPLLVILFLGSLAWVGAHQLDPYKPLTSSRKPLTVEVVALDWRWLFIYPDQGIASINELAIPTGTPISLQLTSATVMNSFFVPSLGGQIYAMPGMQTTLSLLADQSGSYRGLSAQFSGNGFSDMHFQVLATDDKSFNAWVDHVRQAGTPLDDATYNQLADEHGTGGITYYSSMTPDLFNHAMDIATRRPSVARVTLSAHSGTTLTAASTEH, encoded by the coding sequence ATGTCGTTGCCAAATTGGCCAAGAACAACATTGAGAACAGGTGTCGCCGTCGCATGTGCATCGCTATCGGCCTGCGCCGAGGGAGTTTTGGATCCCAAGGGGCCGGTTGGAGCACAAGAAAAACAATTGCTTCTTGAAGCGCTCATCCTGATGTTGATGGTCATCACACCGATCATCCTGCTGACGTTGTGGTTTGCGTGGTGGTTCCGTGCTTCCAACGCACGCGCAAAATACCGTCCCCGATGGGAATATTCGGGCTATATCGAATTCTCGATATGGATGATTCCGCTGCTTGTCATCCTGTTCCTTGGCAGTCTCGCCTGGGTTGGGGCGCACCAACTCGACCCCTATAAACCGCTCACTTCCAGCCGAAAACCCTTGACGGTTGAAGTGGTGGCGCTGGATTGGCGCTGGCTGTTTATCTACCCCGATCAGGGGATTGCCAGCATCAATGAATTAGCCATCCCGACCGGCACGCCCATCTCCCTGCAATTGACCTCGGCGACGGTGATGAACTCTTTCTTTGTTCCGTCGCTCGGCGGACAGATCTATGCGATGCCAGGTATGCAAACAACATTGTCGCTGTTGGCTGATCAGTCGGGTAGCTATCGAGGACTGTCGGCGCAATTCAGCGGAAATGGTTTTTCCGACATGCACTTTCAGGTGCTCGCGACAGACGACAAGTCGTTTAACGCCTGGGTCGATCATGTCAGGCAAGCAGGAACACCCCTGGATGATGCCACTTACAACCAACTCGCTGATGAGCACGGCACGGGTGGTATCACCTATTACTCGTCGATGACGCCAGATCTTTTCAACCACGCTATGGATATCGCAACGAGACGGCCCTCCGTTGCACGAGTCACATTATCCGCTCATTCCGGCACGACGCTTACTGCAGCCTCCACGGAGCACTGA
- the cyoB gene encoding cytochrome o ubiquinol oxidase subunit I: MFGKLTLQAIPFDQPIIMGTCMVIIIGVLAILGLITYKRKWQWLWTEWLTTVDHKRIGIMYTLLAMVMLLRGFSDAIMMRSQQALASGNAHGFLPPEHYDQIFSAHGTIMIFFMAMPFVVGLMNFVVPLQIGARDVAFPVLNSVSFWLTAAGALLINISLGVGEFARTGWLAYPPLSELSFSPGVGVDYYLWSLQISGVGTLLSGVNLITTILKLRAPGMTMSKMPVFTWTALAANMLIVAAFPILTATLAMLIADRYLGMHFFTNDGGGNPMMYINLIWTWGHPEVYILILPPFGVFSEIIATFSRKPLFGYRSMVVATMAITLLAFTTWLHHFFTMGSGADVNGFFGITTMVIAIPTGVKIFNWLFTMYGGRIRFASPVLWTIGFMVTFTIGGMTGVLMAVPPADFVLHNSLFLIAHFHNVIIGGVVFGCFAGLTYWFPKAFGFQLHEGLGKAAFWCWFVGFYLAFMPLYALGFMGMTRRMNHYDNPAWLPYLLVAECGAVFILIGILLQITQLVWSIRKRDQLSKDARDPWDGRTLEWSTTSPPPAYNFALLPKANELDAYWEAKQSADASSQKVYESIEIPKNSGLGFMMSFFAVIGGFGMIWHIWWMGILALLAFIVLVAWRSWDEDDEYELTPSDIARLERVSVYAR; encoded by the coding sequence ATGTTTGGGAAGCTGACGCTTCAGGCTATTCCTTTCGATCAACCGATCATCATGGGCACGTGTATGGTGATCATCATCGGTGTCCTGGCTATTCTTGGCCTTATCACGTACAAGCGAAAATGGCAGTGGTTGTGGACCGAGTGGTTGACCACAGTAGACCACAAGCGCATCGGCATCATGTACACACTGCTGGCGATGGTGATGCTTCTTCGCGGCTTTAGTGACGCCATCATGATGCGTTCCCAGCAGGCATTGGCCAGCGGCAATGCGCATGGTTTTCTGCCGCCGGAGCATTACGACCAGATCTTCTCGGCGCACGGTACCATCATGATTTTCTTTATGGCCATGCCGTTCGTGGTTGGCCTGATGAATTTCGTCGTGCCCCTGCAAATTGGTGCGCGCGACGTTGCTTTCCCGGTGCTCAACTCGGTCAGCTTCTGGCTGACTGCCGCAGGTGCGCTGCTGATCAATATCTCTCTGGGCGTCGGTGAGTTTGCCCGCACTGGTTGGTTGGCTTATCCGCCGCTGTCAGAGCTCTCATTCAGCCCCGGGGTGGGGGTTGATTACTACTTGTGGTCGTTACAAATCTCTGGCGTCGGCACGTTGCTGTCTGGGGTAAACCTGATCACCACGATTTTGAAGCTGCGAGCGCCTGGCATGACGATGTCAAAAATGCCGGTGTTCACGTGGACCGCATTGGCCGCCAACATGCTGATCGTTGCGGCCTTTCCCATCCTGACAGCAACGTTGGCGATGCTTATTGCGGACAGATATCTGGGGATGCATTTCTTCACCAATGACGGTGGCGGCAACCCCATGATGTACATCAACCTGATCTGGACGTGGGGTCATCCTGAGGTCTATATCCTGATTCTTCCGCCTTTCGGTGTCTTTTCCGAAATTATCGCCACCTTCTCGCGTAAGCCATTGTTCGGCTACCGGTCCATGGTCGTGGCTACGATGGCGATTACCTTGTTGGCCTTTACCACGTGGCTGCATCACTTTTTCACCATGGGATCCGGCGCTGACGTCAACGGATTCTTTGGTATTACAACGATGGTGATCGCCATACCTACGGGCGTGAAGATCTTCAACTGGCTGTTCACCATGTATGGCGGCCGAATCCGTTTCGCTTCACCAGTGCTGTGGACCATCGGCTTCATGGTGACATTCACCATCGGCGGCATGACCGGCGTGCTGATGGCGGTGCCCCCCGCTGATTTTGTTTTGCACAACAGTCTGTTTCTCATTGCGCACTTTCACAATGTCATCATCGGCGGCGTAGTGTTCGGTTGTTTTGCCGGCCTGACGTACTGGTTTCCCAAGGCTTTTGGATTTCAGTTACATGAAGGACTTGGCAAAGCGGCTTTCTGGTGCTGGTTCGTTGGCTTCTATCTCGCCTTCATGCCGCTTTATGCATTGGGTTTCATGGGTATGACGCGCCGCATGAACCATTACGACAATCCGGCCTGGCTGCCTTATCTGCTGGTTGCCGAATGTGGCGCGGTGTTCATCCTGATAGGCATTCTTCTGCAGATCACTCAGCTGGTGTGGAGCATCCGTAAACGCGATCAGCTCAGCAAGGATGCGCGTGATCCGTGGGATGGCCGGACACTGGAATGGTCTACCACATCGCCGCCGCCCGCCTATAACTTTGCGCTGCTTCCAAAAGCGAATGAGTTGGACGCCTACTGGGAGGCAAAACAAAGCGCAGACGCGTCGTCACAGAAAGTCTACGAGTCGATCGAGATACCTAAGAACTCCGGGCTCGGTTTCATGATGAGTTTCTTTGCCGTGATTGGTGGATTTGGAATGATCTGGCACATCTGGTGGATGGGCATATTGGCCCTGCTCGCATTTATTGTGCTGGTGGCTTGGCGCTCATGGGATGAGGATGACGAATACGAACTAACCCCTTCCGACATCGCGCGTCTTGAACGCGTCAGTGTCTACGCCAGGTAA
- the cyoC gene encoding cytochrome o ubiquinol oxidase subunit III: MSVDATTVDSYPEDSAALPTRQHVTGFGFYIYLLSDGILFAALFAAFAVLRGATDGGPDSHALFSARNALIETACLLTSSFTCGIAMLACDRRNRFVTLVGFLVTALLGVMFLTLEVREFSELIDRGAGPDRSAFLSAFFTLVSTHGIHVTCGLLWLSVLLIQFLGRGFTPAMVRRFLCFSLFWHVLDVVWIGIFTFVYLIGGYL, encoded by the coding sequence ATGTCAGTCGATGCAACCACAGTGGATTCGTACCCGGAAGACAGCGCTGCGTTGCCTACACGGCAGCACGTGACGGGTTTTGGCTTCTATATCTATCTGCTCAGCGACGGAATATTGTTTGCTGCACTGTTTGCCGCCTTTGCGGTACTTCGCGGCGCGACTGACGGAGGCCCGGACAGCCATGCACTTTTCAGCGCAAGGAACGCCCTGATCGAAACCGCATGCCTGCTGACCAGTAGCTTCACTTGTGGCATTGCGATGCTGGCGTGCGATCGCCGCAACCGCTTTGTGACGCTGGTGGGTTTTCTCGTGACCGCGTTGCTGGGGGTGATGTTCCTTACGTTGGAAGTGCGCGAGTTTTCGGAGTTGATCGACAGAGGGGCAGGCCCTGATCGGAGTGCCTTTCTTTCGGCATTTTTCACACTGGTAAGCACGCACGGTATTCACGTGACCTGCGGATTACTGTGGCTGTCCGTGCTGCTTATCCAGTTTCTCGGACGCGGTTTCACACCAGCGATGGTCCGGCGTTTTCTCTGCTTCAGCCTGTTCTGGCACGTGCTTGATGTGGTGTGGATTGGGATCTTCACCTTTGTGTATCTGATAGGAGGCTACCTATGA
- the cyoD gene encoding cytochrome o ubiquinol oxidase subunit IV — protein MTNQLHDPRRANRWTPGLETQESHGTWRGYVIGYGLAIILTLAAFAIAPSKNMAPFSIEAALVVLAIAQMIVHLIFFLHINTAPEQKTNVLAFAATILIITIVMVGSLWIMSHLASNMVPMDRVMSMQR, from the coding sequence ATGACGAACCAACTGCATGATCCGCGGCGCGCAAACCGGTGGACGCCAGGCCTTGAGACGCAGGAGAGTCATGGCACATGGCGTGGCTATGTCATTGGCTATGGTCTGGCGATCATCCTGACCCTGGCGGCCTTCGCCATCGCGCCGTCGAAGAATATGGCACCTTTCAGTATTGAGGCAGCCTTAGTGGTACTGGCCATAGCCCAGATGATCGTCCACTTGATTTTCTTCCTTCATATCAACACAGCGCCGGAACAGAAAACGAACGTCCTGGCTTTTGCCGCCACGATCCTGATCATCACTATCGTTATGGTGGGGTCGTTGTGGATCATGTCGCACCTGGCATCCAACATGGTGCCCATGGATCGGGTGATGAGCATGCAACGCTAG
- a CDS encoding sensor histidine kinase, whose amino-acid sequence MLLSQLQHHAYLSRDGAPSNATWIAQAPDGFLWIGTQNGLYRFDGVHFDNSVTRLLPSTNIFSLYAEPNGDLWIGYTFGGMSLLHDGKVSNVPSAALPGGSVIGFARTRRGTLWIATTRGIAWQKEGHWETAGTAQGYLGHGPQALAEVNGKIYLFDIATAYVLDEHSNQWRPIDYLRATGDLIGLPAGVDLKKSNPYWASLRDPSGAIWYTREDQEGITREHWTDGNSSPSSEEHFDRRDGLSGQFALFYFMDRESNIWVATEGGIDRFSVGKFTPVHLPSNFPNEVTNVTIAADARGGIWVGSPREYGLYIKGDQSPIRIPGFGLGADCSTVDSHGFVWMPGRNDVEMYDGLHIAHVPPPPGTLIDERGEQVIQACQGIAVDAAGDTWISIVKVGVFRLANGTWTLNGGLKALPEGPAIRVINDESGRIWLTYPGNRIAVVDHDHVTLYNSSNGLSVGNVFGLYAHGTHVWATGDDGVAYLSPSGVFKNLIGKGDNTFRGVSGVVQTQAGELWLNGPDGVYRIGASEIATWLKRPDFTPSYELFTQADGINGAPLPIRPGPTMIESTDGRIWVATKQNLSWIDPAHIRRNTVAPDVTINTLASADSSWPASSVPSLPPGTRSIHIAYTAPALSMPERVHFRYRLKEVDENWQDDGGRREAFYTNMQPGSYHFEVIALNEDGVVSGRTATLNFTITPAFYQATWFKALVACVVGVALWLVYMLRLRFVERRYRLLRIERHSERERIARNLHDTLLQGMQGILLQIEMLSKSRDLSDTQRQRITRIEEKMRESLVEGRDAISALRQADSDHADLMEKLKAIGADAAVHSDTRLSILVDGEPRPLCTMHCEEMIAIVRESVINAFKHAQAEWVVVSVNYTDDTLTVDVTDNGIGVTEQKIHDKQKEGHWGIAGMRERAIKLGGQLTIRGASPRGTKVELVLPWQAIQASRAFIRRRRHFADYEDALRDR is encoded by the coding sequence TTGCTGCTGAGCCAGCTTCAGCACCACGCCTATTTATCTCGGGATGGTGCTCCATCCAACGCGACCTGGATCGCTCAGGCGCCGGATGGCTTTCTATGGATTGGGACACAAAACGGCCTGTACCGATTTGATGGCGTCCACTTTGATAACAGTGTGACCCGTTTGTTGCCGAGTACGAACATCTTTTCGCTTTATGCGGAACCCAATGGCGACCTGTGGATAGGCTACACATTCGGCGGAATGAGCCTGCTACATGATGGGAAAGTATCAAATGTCCCATCCGCCGCCCTGCCGGGTGGAAGTGTCATAGGTTTTGCAAGGACCAGGCGCGGAACACTCTGGATTGCGACGACACGCGGCATTGCCTGGCAAAAAGAAGGCCACTGGGAAACCGCCGGCACTGCTCAAGGTTATCTCGGGCATGGACCGCAAGCGCTTGCAGAAGTCAACGGAAAGATCTATCTCTTCGATATCGCCACCGCTTACGTGCTCGACGAACACAGCAATCAATGGCGACCTATCGATTATCTGCGAGCCACGGGCGATCTTATCGGGCTTCCCGCTGGCGTAGACTTGAAGAAAAGCAACCCCTACTGGGCAAGTTTGCGCGATCCGTCAGGTGCCATCTGGTACACCCGCGAAGATCAGGAAGGCATTACTCGAGAGCATTGGACTGATGGAAACAGCTCCCCCTCCTCCGAGGAACACTTCGATCGACGCGACGGATTGTCGGGCCAATTCGCGCTCTTTTACTTCATGGACCGCGAATCAAACATCTGGGTGGCGACAGAAGGTGGCATTGACCGCTTTTCAGTCGGGAAATTTACGCCCGTTCACTTGCCAAGCAACTTCCCTAACGAAGTGACCAACGTCACCATCGCTGCCGATGCACGTGGCGGCATATGGGTAGGCAGCCCTCGGGAATATGGCTTGTACATCAAGGGTGATCAATCGCCTATTCGTATCCCTGGTTTTGGACTGGGTGCGGATTGCTCGACGGTGGACAGCCATGGCTTTGTATGGATGCCAGGAAGAAATGATGTAGAAATGTACGACGGTTTGCACATAGCTCACGTTCCACCGCCACCCGGCACTCTGATTGATGAGCGTGGTGAGCAAGTGATTCAGGCCTGTCAAGGTATCGCAGTCGATGCAGCGGGCGACACATGGATATCCATCGTCAAAGTAGGCGTTTTCAGACTGGCCAACGGAACCTGGACCCTCAACGGTGGCCTCAAGGCTTTACCGGAAGGGCCCGCCATTCGCGTCATCAATGATGAATCCGGGCGCATCTGGCTGACTTATCCTGGCAACCGTATTGCAGTCGTCGACCATGATCACGTAACGCTATACAACAGCAGCAACGGCCTGAGCGTCGGAAATGTATTCGGTCTGTATGCGCATGGCACCCACGTCTGGGCCACCGGTGACGATGGTGTTGCGTACCTATCGCCATCAGGCGTATTCAAGAATTTGATAGGCAAAGGTGACAACACCTTTCGCGGTGTATCAGGCGTCGTCCAGACGCAGGCCGGCGAGCTATGGCTTAACGGGCCGGATGGCGTCTACAGGATTGGCGCAAGTGAGATAGCAACATGGCTCAAGCGGCCCGACTTTACGCCGAGCTATGAGCTTTTCACCCAGGCGGATGGCATCAACGGCGCTCCGCTGCCCATTCGTCCGGGACCAACGATGATCGAAAGCACGGATGGACGCATCTGGGTAGCGACCAAGCAAAATCTTTCCTGGATCGACCCGGCTCATATCCGGCGCAATACGGTTGCACCGGACGTTACGATCAACACGCTTGCATCGGCCGACTCCAGCTGGCCTGCATCCTCCGTTCCTTCGTTACCACCGGGGACGCGCAGCATCCACATTGCCTATACAGCGCCCGCGCTGTCGATGCCGGAGCGCGTACATTTCCGATATCGGCTGAAGGAAGTGGATGAAAATTGGCAAGACGACGGAGGTCGCCGCGAGGCTTTCTATACCAATATGCAGCCTGGGAGCTACCACTTCGAGGTGATTGCACTCAACGAAGATGGCGTTGTCAGCGGGCGAACCGCTACGTTGAATTTTACGATCACGCCAGCCTTTTACCAGGCGACATGGTTCAAGGCGCTAGTAGCCTGTGTCGTTGGCGTTGCCCTTTGGCTTGTCTATATGCTTCGCCTCCGCTTTGTCGAGCGGCGCTATCGACTACTTAGGATAGAACGCCACTCAGAGCGCGAGCGCATTGCGCGCAATCTCCACGATACCTTGCTTCAAGGCATGCAAGGCATCCTCCTGCAAATTGAGATGCTCTCCAAAAGCCGTGATCTATCGGATACGCAACGGCAAAGGATCACCAGAATAGAGGAAAAGATGCGCGAATCCCTCGTCGAAGGACGCGATGCCATCAGCGCGCTTCGACAGGCCGATTCCGACCATGCAGACCTGATGGAAAAACTGAAGGCCATTGGCGCTGATGCGGCAGTTCATTCGGATACTCGCCTCTCGATACTCGTTGACGGCGAGCCACGGCCACTTTGCACCATGCATTGCGAAGAGATGATCGCCATTGTCCGGGAGAGCGTCATCAACGCCTTCAAGCACGCTCAAGCGGAATGGGTAGTCGTGTCTGTCAACTACACCGATGACACCCTTACCGTCGATGTCACGGATAACGGTATCGGCGTCACCGAACAGAAAATCCATGACAAGCAAAAAGAGGGGCATTGGGGAATCGCCGGCATGCGCGAGCGTGCGATAAAACTTGGTGGCCAGCTAACCATCCGAGGTGCCAGTCCAAGAGGCACCAAAGTCGAACTGGTTCTGCCTTGGCAAGCCATCCAGGCAAGCCGAGCGTTTATAAGGCGTCGCCGACATTTCGCCGACTATGAAGACGCTCTCCGTGATCGCTGA